From Buchnera aphidicola (Nurudea shiraii), the proteins below share one genomic window:
- a CDS encoding RsmD family RNA methyltransferase, with product MKKNKIRIISGKFRGQKILIKKNSGIRPTTDRMRETLFNWIKEKIIHATCLDCFSGSGILGIEAISRQASHVTFIEKKK from the coding sequence ATGAAAAAAAATAAAATCCGAATTATAAGTGGAAAATTCCGAGGACAAAAAATTTTAATTAAAAAAAATTCTGGAATACGACCTACCACTGATCGTATGCGGGAAACATTATTCAATTGGATAAAAGAAAAAATTATTCATGCTACATGTTTAGATTGTTTCTCTGGAAGTGGAATATTAGGAATAGAAGCAATTTCTCGTCAAGCTTCTCATGTAACTTTTATAGAAAAAAAAAAATAG
- the mnmE gene encoding tRNA uridine-5-carboxymethylaminomethyl(34) synthesis GTPase MnmE, translated as MILKNDTIVSRVTPLIRCNIGIIRISGPLTSKVSIKILGKIPLERHASYLPFFDIKGKILDHGIALWFPGPHSFTGEDSLELQGHGNPIILNLIISNILSIPNIRLSRPGEFSERAFLNGKIDLIQAESIADLINANSEKAAYAALNSLQGVFSSYINKLIDKIKKFRIIIETYINFSEHETDLNFKCDIEKEINTLISFLKNILKKSIQTFILHESIKIVICGAPNSGKSSLLNSLSKTNRAIVTNIPGTTRDIIYANVDIKGISFNLVDTAGLRLTEDLIERIGIQLAWKEINSADHVFFIIDGTSTFHDQIKNYTNFTKFISNEINVTIIFNKLDLDNFRVNFEYFKNKNYMSVSVLTNQGIEKLRDHLCNIFKIDEFFSNNENIFLARQRHINILKEVLNHIRKSKKYWKNFFNIELLAEDLRICQDKLNLITGSYTTDQLLTDIFSSFCIGK; from the coding sequence ATGATTCTCAAAAATGATACAATTGTATCGAGAGTAACACCATTAATTCGATGCAATATTGGAATAATTAGAATTTCTGGACCTTTGACATCTAAAGTATCTATTAAAATTTTAGGAAAAATTCCTTTAGAAAGACATGCGAGTTATCTTCCTTTTTTTGATATAAAAGGGAAAATTTTAGATCATGGAATTGCATTATGGTTTCCTGGTCCTCATTCTTTTACCGGAGAAGATAGTTTGGAATTGCAAGGTCACGGAAATCCAATTATATTAAATTTAATTATTTCTAACATATTATCTATTCCTAATATTCGATTATCTCGACCGGGAGAATTTTCTGAACGAGCTTTTTTGAATGGAAAAATTGATTTAATACAGGCTGAGTCCATAGCTGATTTAATAAATGCTAATTCTGAAAAAGCTGCATATGCCGCTTTAAATTCATTGCAAGGTGTTTTTTCTTCTTATATTAACAAACTTATTGATAAAATTAAAAAGTTTAGAATAATTATAGAGACATATATTAATTTTTCTGAACATGAAACAGATTTAAATTTTAAATGTGATATTGAAAAAGAAATTAATACATTAATTTCTTTTTTAAAAAATATTTTAAAAAAATCGATTCAAACTTTTATTCTTCATGAAAGTATTAAAATAGTTATATGTGGTGCACCTAATTCAGGAAAATCAAGTTTGTTAAATTCTTTATCTAAAACTAATCGTGCCATAGTTACTAATATACCAGGTACTACACGTGATATTATTTATGCAAATGTAGACATTAAAGGTATTTCTTTTAATTTGGTAGACACGGCTGGTTTACGTTTAACAGAAGATTTAATTGAACGTATAGGTATTCAACTTGCTTGGAAAGAGATTAATTCAGCTGATCATGTATTCTTTATTATTGATGGTACATCAACTTTTCATGATCAAATAAAGAATTATACTAATTTTACTAAATTTATATCTAATGAAATTAATGTTACTATTATTTTTAATAAATTAGATCTTGATAATTTTCGAGTTAATTTTGAGTATTTCAAAAATAAGAATTATATGTCTGTATCTGTTTTAACTAATCAAGGTATTGAAAAATTACGAGATCACTTATGTAATATTTTTAAAATTGATGAATTTTTTAGTAATAATGAAAATATTTTTTTAGCTAGACAACGTCATATTAATATTTTAAAAGAAGTATTAAATCACATTAGAAAAAGTAAAAAATATTGGAAAAATTTTTTTAATATTGAATTGTTGGCTGAAGATTTAAGAATTTGTCAAGATAAATTAAATTTAATTACTGGATCTTATACTACCGATCAATTATTAACTGATATTTTTTCTAGTTTTTGTATAGGAAAATAG
- a CDS encoding co-chaperone GroES, with product MKIRPLHDRVIVKRQETESKSAGGIVLTGSAAAKSTRGTVISVGKGRILDNGNIKSLDVKVGDVVIFNEGYGAKIEKIDNEELLILTESDILAIVED from the coding sequence ATGAAAATTCGTCCATTACATGATCGTGTTATAGTAAAACGTCAAGAAACAGAATCCAAATCAGCAGGAGGAATTGTTTTAACAGGATCAGCTGCTGCAAAGTCTACAAGAGGAACAGTAATTTCTGTTGGTAAAGGTCGTATTTTAGACAATGGAAATATAAAATCATTAGATGTTAAAGTTGGTGATGTAGTTATTTTTAATGAAGGTTATGGTGCGAAAATTGAAAAAATTGATAATGAAGAATTATTAATTTTAACTGAAAGTGATATATTAGCAATAGTTGAAGATTAA
- the dnaC gene encoding DNA replication protein DnaC, with translation MNENKKFLKRLQCLMPKHVKPKFTHDEDLLAWNQEQGRLSSEAILKKNKKTKIKHILGQSGIKELYLNCSFKNYRIEHEGHKKVARAAKKYAKEFNKNISSFIFSGKPGTGKNHLASAIGNYLILNGKSVLIITVADLMSNIKSTFNGNSDTTEETLLKNLSNVDLLMIDEIGMQIESKYEKIIINQIVDRRSSSKRSTGMLSNLNYRGLKALLGERVIDRMRLGNSLWLTFEWESYRRHI, from the coding sequence ATGAACGAAAATAAAAAATTTTTAAAACGCCTTCAATGTTTAATGCCAAAACATGTTAAACCAAAATTTACACATGATGAAGACTTACTAGCATGGAATCAAGAACAAGGAAGACTATCATCTGAAGCTATTTTAAAAAAAAATAAAAAAACAAAAATAAAACATATTTTAGGACAATCAGGAATTAAAGAATTATATTTGAATTGTTCTTTTAAAAACTATCGTATTGAACACGAAGGACATAAAAAAGTAGCTAGAGCTGCAAAAAAATATGCTAAAGAATTTAATAAAAATATATCGAGTTTTATTTTCTCTGGGAAACCTGGAACTGGAAAAAATCACTTAGCTTCTGCCATAGGTAATTATTTAATTTTAAATGGAAAAAGTGTATTGATCATAACTGTTGCAGATTTAATGTCTAATATAAAAAGTACTTTTAATGGAAACAGTGATACAACTGAAGAAACTTTATTAAAAAATTTAAGTAATGTAGATTTATTAATGATAGATGAGATTGGAATGCAAATAGAATCAAAATATGAAAAAATCATTATTAATCAAATTGTAGATAGAAGGTCATCATCAAAACGCTCAACGGGAATGTTATCAAATTTAAATTACAGAGGATTAAAAGCATTATTAGGTGAACGTGTTATTGATCGTATGCGTCTAGGAAACAGCTTATGGTTGACATTTGAATGGGAAAGTTACAGAAGACATATATAA
- the groL gene encoding chaperonin GroEL (60 kDa chaperone family; promotes refolding of misfolded polypeptides especially under stressful conditions; forms two stacked rings of heptamers to form a barrel-shaped 14mer; ends can be capped by GroES; misfolded proteins enter the barrel where they are refolded when GroES binds): MAAKDVKFGNEARVKMLRGVNVLADAVKVTLGPKGRNVVLDKSFGAPSITKDGVSVAREIELEDKFENMGAQMVKEVASKANDAAGDGTTTATLLAQAIVNEGLKAVAAGMNPMDLKRGIDKAVIAAVAELKNLSVPCSDSKAITQVGTISANADEKVGMLIADAMEKVGKDGVITVEEGTGLQDELEVVKGMQFDRGYLSPYFINKPDTGIVELDNPYILMADKKISNVRELLPILEAVAKSGKPLLIISEDLEGEALATLVVNSIRGIVKVAAVKAPGFGDRRKAMLQDISILTAGSVISEELAMELEKSTLEDLGQAKRVVISKDTTTIIGGIGEKYDIRNRISQIRQQIQEATSDYDKEKLNERLAKLSGGVAVLKVGAATEVEMKEKKARVEDALHATRAAVEEGVVPGGGVALVRVAAKVSNLLGQNEDQNVGIRVALRAMEAPLRQIVSNSGEEPSVVTNNVKDGKGNYGYNAATDEYGDMIHFGILDPTKVTRSALQYASSVAGLMITTECMVTDLPKDEKSDLNSTPSAPGMGGMGGMM, translated from the coding sequence ATGGCTGCTAAAGACGTAAAATTTGGAAATGAAGCTCGTGTTAAAATGCTTCGAGGGGTCAATGTATTAGCTGATGCAGTAAAAGTAACTTTAGGACCAAAAGGTAGAAATGTTGTTTTAGATAAATCTTTTGGTGCACCTAGCATTACTAAAGATGGTGTATCTGTTGCTAGAGAAATAGAGTTAGAAGATAAATTTGAGAATATGGGCGCTCAAATGGTAAAAGAAGTGGCTTCCAAAGCTAATGATGCAGCTGGTGATGGAACGACAACCGCAACTTTATTAGCTCAAGCAATTGTAAATGAAGGTTTAAAGGCTGTAGCTGCAGGTATGAATCCAATGGATTTGAAAAGAGGCATTGATAAAGCAGTTATTGCAGCAGTAGCAGAGCTCAAAAATTTATCGGTTCCATGCTCTGATTCTAAAGCTATTACGCAAGTTGGTACAATTTCAGCTAATGCTGATGAAAAAGTTGGTATGTTAATTGCTGATGCTATGGAAAAAGTAGGAAAAGATGGGGTTATTACTGTCGAAGAAGGTACTGGACTACAAGATGAATTAGAAGTAGTAAAAGGTATGCAGTTTGATAGAGGTTATTTATCACCGTATTTCATTAACAAACCAGATACAGGGATTGTAGAATTAGATAATCCTTATATTTTAATGGCTGATAAAAAAATTTCTAATGTTCGGGAATTACTTCCAATATTAGAAGCAGTAGCAAAGTCTGGAAAACCTTTATTAATTATTTCAGAAGATTTAGAGGGAGAAGCATTAGCAACTTTAGTAGTTAATTCTATTAGAGGTATTGTTAAAGTAGCAGCAGTTAAAGCACCAGGATTTGGTGATCGTCGTAAAGCAATGTTACAAGATATTTCTATATTAACAGCTGGATCTGTAATTTCAGAAGAACTAGCGATGGAATTAGAGAAATCTACTTTAGAAGACTTAGGTCAAGCTAAACGTGTAGTAATAAGCAAAGATACAACCACTATTATAGGTGGAATAGGAGAAAAATACGATATTAGAAATAGAATTAGTCAAATTCGTCAACAAATTCAAGAAGCTACTTCTGATTATGATAAAGAAAAATTAAACGAGAGATTAGCAAAATTATCAGGTGGAGTAGCTGTGTTAAAAGTTGGTGCTGCTACAGAAGTAGAAATGAAAGAGAAAAAAGCTCGTGTAGAAGATGCTTTACATGCTACTCGTGCTGCTGTAGAAGAAGGTGTTGTTCCGGGAGGTGGAGTAGCTTTGGTTAGAGTTGCTGCTAAAGTTTCTAATCTTCTTGGACAAAATGAAGATCAAAACGTAGGTATAAGAGTTGCTCTTCGCGCTATGGAAGCACCTTTACGTCAGATTGTTTCTAATTCTGGAGAAGAACCTTCTGTTGTAACTAATAATGTTAAAGATGGAAAAGGAAATTATGGATATAATGCTGCTACAGATGAATATGGAGATATGATACATTTTGGTATTTTAGATCCTACTAAAGTAACTCGTTCAGCATTACAGTATGCTTCTTCTGTTGCTGGATTGATGATAACAACAGAATGTATGGTGACAGATTTGCCGAAAGATGAAAAATCTGACTTAAACAGCACTCCTTCTGCTCCTGGTATGGGTGGTATGGGTGGAATGATGTAA
- the rpoH gene encoding RNA polymerase sigma factor RpoH, translating to MIKNKKILSVVSLGNLESYIKVANSCPILSLKEEQSLSKRLYYKSDLEAAKILILSHLRFVIHISRNYTGYGLLQSDLIQEGNIGLMKAVRRFNPEVGVRLVSFAIHWIKSEIHEYILRNWRIVKVATTKPQRKLFFNLRKTKKKLGWFNKSELDLIANELGVKQKDVREMESRMSAQDVALHPFLNNHVKGDKCVNSTFYLKDKLSNFANTVEEKNWDSYTFNKLNSALLRLDERSRYIINTRWLNERSKITLKEIANSYGISAERVRQLEKNAMKKLRIAIET from the coding sequence ATGATTAAAAATAAAAAGATATTATCAGTAGTTTCATTAGGAAATTTAGAATCATACATAAAAGTTGCTAATTCTTGTCCAATATTATCTTTGAAAGAAGAACAATCGCTTTCAAAACGATTATATTATAAAAGTGATTTAGAAGCAGCTAAAATATTAATTTTATCTCATTTAAGATTTGTAATTCATATTTCTAGAAATTATACAGGGTACGGATTATTACAATCTGATTTAATACAAGAAGGAAATATTGGTTTAATGAAAGCAGTACGTCGCTTTAATCCAGAAGTAGGAGTAAGATTAGTATCTTTTGCTATACATTGGATTAAATCTGAAATTCATGAGTATATACTAAGAAATTGGCGTATTGTAAAAGTAGCTACTACAAAACCACAGAGAAAATTATTTTTTAATTTGCGTAAAACGAAAAAGAAATTAGGATGGTTTAACAAGAGCGAATTAGATCTTATAGCAAATGAATTAGGAGTAAAACAAAAAGATGTTAGAGAGATGGAATCTCGTATGTCAGCACAAGATGTAGCTTTACATCCTTTTTTGAATAATCATGTAAAAGGAGATAAATGTGTTAATTCAACTTTTTATCTAAAAGACAAGTTATCTAATTTTGCTAATACAGTGGAAGAAAAGAACTGGGATTCGTATACTTTTAATAAATTAAACAGTGCTCTTTTAAGATTAGATGAAAGGAGTCGTTATATTATTAATACGAGATGGTTAAATGAAAGAAGTAAAATTACTTTAAAAGAAATTGCTAATAGTTATGGTATTTCTGCAGAAAGAGTTCGACAATTAGAAAAAAATGCGATGAAAAAATTGCGAATCGCCATAGAAACATAA
- a CDS encoding RsmD family RNA methyltransferase, with amino-acid sequence MFRLFLWKWNIRNRSNFSSSFSCNFYRKKKIVYEIKKKLIELNIKNFKIIHKHAITWLKKARKSYDIIFLDPPFNTTLLQDSIIQLEKNRYTKNHSLIYIERENTSKKIFIPKNWKLYKEKKTKKVNYQLHICKKYD; translated from the coding sequence ATGTTTAGATTGTTTCTCTGGAAGTGGAATATTAGGAATAGAAGCAATTTCTCGTCAAGCTTCTCATGTAACTTTTATAGAAAAAAAAAAATAGTATATGAAATTAAAAAAAAACTTATAGAACTAAATATAAAAAATTTTAAAATAATACACAAACATGCTATAACATGGTTAAAGAAAGCAAGGAAATCTTACGACATAATATTTTTAGACCCTCCTTTTAATACTACGTTATTACAAGATTCTATTATTCAACTAGAAAAAAACCGATATACAAAAAATCATTCGCTAATATATATAGAAAGAGAAAATACATCGAAAAAAATATTTATACCAAAAAATTGGAAATTATACAAAGAAAAAAAAACAAAAAAAGTGAATTATCAACTTCACATATGCAAAAAATATGATTAA
- the yidC gene encoding membrane protein insertase YidC, producing MDVQRSFFIFGFFFILFLIWETWKFQSHTHINQFHRQHYNVYSEKNSNDNNIFVTTDVFHIQINLKGGNIEKTQLLNFRDQLNSIQPFTLLDTKNGFLYHAVSGLIKKNDFQNKNFREKLTYRTEKKFFKLKKGQNELQIPLVWISKDGLKYVKTFIFKPNSYDIILKYEIYNNTNKNLEIIMFGGLQQTIAITKNKSSENSSFQTFRGAAYSTDDLKYEKYQFNSILKKNDLNVTTYNGWIAMLQQYFATAWIPDNTQLNTFYTTKINHNTAEIGFYSDTINVKPFSKKIYTSKLWIGPEIQDKMATLAPYLDLTVDYGFLWFLSQPLFKLLKFLNSIVENWGISIILITLIIRGIMYPLTKSQYRIMSKMKELQPKIDKIKQDYKDNKKQISEEILILYKQEKINPLGGCIPLFIQMPIFLALYYMLISSIELRHAPFVWWIKDLSSQDPYYILPIIMGFTMFLIQYVTPSNTLKTDSFQTYTMCIVPIVFTLFFLWFPSGLVLYYIISNFVTVIQQKVISNYFKKNKISI from the coding sequence ATGGATGTACAACGTAGTTTTTTTATTTTTGGATTTTTTTTTATTTTATTTTTAATTTGGGAAACATGGAAATTTCAATCTCATACTCATATTAATCAATTTCATCGGCAACATTATAATGTTTATTCAGAAAAAAATTCTAATGACAATAATATTTTTGTGACAACAGATGTTTTTCATATTCAAATTAATTTAAAGGGCGGGAATATAGAAAAGACTCAATTATTGAACTTTAGAGATCAATTGAATTCCATTCAACCATTTACTTTATTAGATACTAAAAATGGTTTTTTATATCATGCGGTAAGTGGATTAATTAAGAAAAATGACTTTCAGAATAAAAATTTTAGAGAAAAACTTACTTATAGAACTGAAAAGAAATTTTTTAAATTAAAGAAAGGTCAAAATGAATTGCAGATACCTTTAGTATGGATTTCTAAGGATGGTTTAAAATATGTTAAAACATTTATTTTTAAACCAAATTCATATGATATAATTTTAAAATACGAAATATATAATAATACTAATAAAAATTTAGAAATTATTATGTTTGGAGGATTACAGCAAACTATTGCAATAACTAAAAATAAAAGTTCTGAAAATTCTTCTTTTCAAACTTTCAGAGGTGCAGCATATTCTACAGACGATTTAAAATATGAAAAATATCAATTTAATTCTATATTAAAAAAAAATGATTTAAACGTCACTACATATAATGGGTGGATAGCAATGTTACAACAATATTTTGCTACTGCTTGGATTCCAGACAATACTCAATTAAATACATTTTATACTACTAAAATCAATCATAACACAGCCGAAATCGGATTTTATTCTGATACAATTAATGTTAAGCCATTTAGTAAGAAGATATATACTTCGAAATTATGGATAGGACCAGAAATACAAGACAAAATGGCAACTTTAGCGCCTTATCTTGATTTAACAGTAGATTATGGATTTTTATGGTTTCTTTCTCAACCATTGTTTAAATTATTAAAGTTTTTAAATAGTATTGTTGAAAATTGGGGAATATCTATTATTTTAATAACTCTTATTATTAGAGGAATAATGTATCCTTTGACTAAATCTCAATATAGAATTATGAGTAAAATGAAAGAACTTCAACCGAAAATTGATAAAATAAAACAAGATTATAAAGATAATAAAAAACAAATTAGCGAAGAAATATTAATATTATATAAACAAGAAAAAATTAATCCTTTAGGAGGTTGTATTCCATTATTTATACAAATGCCTATTTTTTTAGCATTATATTATATGTTAATAAGTTCTATAGAATTACGACATGCACCTTTTGTATGGTGGATTAAAGATTTATCTAGTCAAGATCCATATTATATTTTACCTATTATAATGGGTTTTACAATGTTTCTTATTCAATATGTCACACCAAGCAATACATTAAAAACAGATTCTTTTCAAACATATACAATGTGTATTGTTCCAATAGTATTTACATTGTTTTTTTTATGGTTTCCTTCTGGGTTAGTACTTTATTATATTATTAGTAATTTTGTAACTGTTATTCAACAAAAAGTTATCTCGAATTATTTTAAAAAAAATAAAATTTCTATATGA
- the ftsY gene encoding signal recognition particle-docking protein FtsY — MSENDKNKFKKFFSWFRFKKKTDKKNKSNQHISKKDIISKKKSLDLCSSSVSKNTVFDKQDKESLKLDKLNVKCFENKKSSINIKNQGKFSRLVQKLSKTKEQLGFRIHSLFFKQVIKDSFFEDIFEQLIISDIGLETTNELINSLKNAIYCQNLKDKKIVLLTLKKIMIDILKKVEKPLKITHKKPFFILVTGINGVGKTSIIGKLAHKFKSQGKSVMLAAGDTFRAAAVDQLKFFGEKSLIPVIFQKCGTDPASVIFNAFQVARSKNIDILIADTSGRLHNKSNLMEELKKIKRVIKKIDISAPDETILVLDACIGQNSINQAKIFKEALDVTGLVITKLDGTSKGGVIFSIAKNLSIPIRYISFGEKISDIDHFNSKNFVNAIFSENI, encoded by the coding sequence ATGTCAGAAAATGACAAAAACAAGTTTAAAAAATTTTTTTCTTGGTTTCGTTTTAAAAAAAAAACTGATAAAAAAAACAAATCAAATCAGCATATTTCAAAAAAAGATATAATTTCAAAGAAGAAATCTTTAGATTTATGTTCTTCATCTGTAAGTAAAAATACTGTATTTGACAAACAAGATAAGGAATCGTTAAAACTTGATAAATTAAATGTTAAATGTTTCGAAAATAAAAAATCTTCTATAAATATTAAAAATCAAGGAAAATTTTCTCGATTAGTACAAAAATTATCAAAAACTAAAGAACAATTGGGATTTAGAATTCATAGTTTATTCTTTAAACAAGTTATAAAAGATTCTTTTTTTGAAGATATTTTTGAACAACTTATAATTTCTGATATTGGTTTAGAAACTACCAATGAATTAATTAATAGTTTAAAAAATGCAATATATTGTCAAAATTTAAAAGATAAAAAAATAGTATTATTGACTTTAAAAAAAATTATGATTGATATTTTAAAAAAAGTTGAAAAACCATTAAAAATAACACATAAAAAACCATTTTTTATATTAGTAACAGGTATTAATGGGGTAGGAAAAACATCAATTATTGGAAAGTTAGCTCATAAATTTAAAAGTCAAGGAAAGTCAGTCATGTTAGCAGCAGGTGATACATTTCGGGCAGCAGCTGTTGATCAATTAAAATTTTTTGGAGAAAAGAGTTTAATTCCAGTGATATTTCAGAAATGTGGAACAGACCCCGCTTCTGTGATTTTTAACGCATTTCAAGTAGCGAGATCAAAAAATATTGATATTTTAATAGCAGACACTTCGGGAAGATTACATAATAAAAGTAATTTAATGGAAGAATTAAAAAAAATTAAAAGAGTTATAAAAAAAATAGATATCTCAGCACCTGATGAAACAATTTTAGTATTAGATGCATGCATAGGTCAAAATTCAATAAATCAAGCTAAAATTTTTAAAGAAGCATTAGACGTTACTGGGTTAGTAATCACTAAATTAGATGGAACTTCTAAAGGGGGAGTAATTTTTTCTATAGCAAAAAATCTCTCTATTCCTATCAGATACATTAGTTTCGGGGAAAAAATATCAGATATAGATCACTTTAATAGTAAAAATTTTGTAAATGCCATTTTTTCTGAAAACATTTAG